In a single window of the Canis lupus dingo isolate Sandy chromosome 18, ASM325472v2, whole genome shotgun sequence genome:
- the DPF2 gene encoding zinc finger protein ubi-d4 isoform X1 yields MAAVVENVVKLLGEQYYKDAMEQCHNYNARLCAERSVRLPFLDSQTGVAQSNCYIWMEKRHRGPGLASGQLYSYPARRWRKKRRAHPPEDPRLSFPSIKPDTDQTLKKEGLISQDGSSLEALLRTDPLEKRGAPDPRVDDDSLGEFPVTNSRARKRILEPDDFLDDLDDEDYEEDTPKRRGKGKSKGKGVGSARKKLDASILEDRDKPYACDNSFKQKHTSKAPQRVCGKRYKNRPGLSYHYAHSHLAEEEGEDKEDSQPPTPVSQRSEEQKSKKGPDGLALPNNYCDFCLGDSKINKKTGQPEELVSCSDCGRSGHPSCLQFTPVMMAAVKTYRWQCIECKCCNICGTSENDDQLLFCDDCDRGYHMYCLTPSMSEPPEGSWSCHLCLDLLKEKASIYQNQNSS; encoded by the exons ATGGCGGCTGTGGTAGAAAATGTAGTGAAGCT CCTTGGGGAGCAGTACTACAAAGATGCCATGGAGCAGTGCCACAATTATAATGCCCGCCTCTGTGCTGAGCGCAGTGTGCGCCTTCCTTTCTTGGACTCACAGACTGGAGTAGCCCAGAGCAACTGTTATATCTGGATGGAAAAGCGGCACCGGGGTCCAG GATTGGCCTCTGGGCAGCTATACTCCTACCCTGCTCGGCGCTGGCGGAAAAAGCGGCGAGCCCACCCTCCTGAGGATCCAAGACTTTCTTTCCCGTCTATTAAACCAG ACACAGACCAGACCCTGAAGAAAGAGGGGCTGATCTCTCAAGACGGCAGTAGTTTAGAAGCTCTATTGCGCACCGACCCCCTGGAGAAGCGAGGTGCCCCAGATCCCCGAGTGGATGATGACAGCCTGGGCGAGTTTCCTGTGACCAACAGTCGAGCACGGAAG CGGATCCTAGAACCAGATGACTTCCTGGACGACCTGGATGACGAGGATTATGAAGAAGACACTCCCAAGCGTCGGGGCAAAGGGAAGTCCAAG GGTAAAGGTGTGGGCAGTGCCCGTAAGAAGCTGGATGCTTCCATCCTGGAGGATCGAGACAAGCCTTATGCCTGTGACA atAGTTTCAAACAAAAGCATACCTCGAAAGCGCCCCAGAGAG TTTGTGGAAAACGTTACAAGAACCGGCCAGGCCTCAGTTACCACTATGCCCACTCCCACTTGGctgaggaggagggtgaggacaAGGAAGACTCGCAGCCACCCACCCCAGTTTCCCAGAGGTCGGAGGAGCAGAAAT CCAAGAAGGGTCCTGATGGACTGGCCCTGCCCAACAACTACTGTGACTTCTGCCTTGGGGACTCCAAGATCAATAAGAAGACGGGGCAGCCTGAGGAGCTGGTGTCCTGCTCCGACTGCGGCCGCTCAG GGCACCCTTCTTGCTTGCAGTTCACCCCAGTGATGATGGCGGCCGTGAAGACCTACCGCTGGCAGTGCATCGAGTGCAAGTGCTGCAACATCTGTGGCACCTCCGAGAACGAT GACCAGCTGCTTTTCTGTGATGACTGTGACCGTGGCTACCATATGTACTGTCTCACCCCGTCCATGTCTGAGCCTCCTGAAG
- the DPF2 gene encoding zinc finger protein ubi-d4 isoform X2: protein MAAVVENVVKLLGEQYYKDAMEQCHNYNARLCAERSVRLPFLDSQTGVAQSNCYIWMEKRHRGPGLASGQLYSYPARRWRKKRRAHPPEDPRLSFPSIKPDTDQTLKKEGLISQDGSSLEALLRTDPLEKRGAPDPRVDDDSLGEFPVTNSRARKRILEPDDFLDDLDDEDYEEDTPKRRGKGKSKGKGVGSARKKLDASILEDRDKPYACDICGKRYKNRPGLSYHYAHSHLAEEEGEDKEDSQPPTPVSQRSEEQKSKKGPDGLALPNNYCDFCLGDSKINKKTGQPEELVSCSDCGRSGHPSCLQFTPVMMAAVKTYRWQCIECKCCNICGTSENDDQLLFCDDCDRGYHMYCLTPSMSEPPEGSWSCHLCLDLLKEKASIYQNQNSS, encoded by the exons ATGGCGGCTGTGGTAGAAAATGTAGTGAAGCT CCTTGGGGAGCAGTACTACAAAGATGCCATGGAGCAGTGCCACAATTATAATGCCCGCCTCTGTGCTGAGCGCAGTGTGCGCCTTCCTTTCTTGGACTCACAGACTGGAGTAGCCCAGAGCAACTGTTATATCTGGATGGAAAAGCGGCACCGGGGTCCAG GATTGGCCTCTGGGCAGCTATACTCCTACCCTGCTCGGCGCTGGCGGAAAAAGCGGCGAGCCCACCCTCCTGAGGATCCAAGACTTTCTTTCCCGTCTATTAAACCAG ACACAGACCAGACCCTGAAGAAAGAGGGGCTGATCTCTCAAGACGGCAGTAGTTTAGAAGCTCTATTGCGCACCGACCCCCTGGAGAAGCGAGGTGCCCCAGATCCCCGAGTGGATGATGACAGCCTGGGCGAGTTTCCTGTGACCAACAGTCGAGCACGGAAG CGGATCCTAGAACCAGATGACTTCCTGGACGACCTGGATGACGAGGATTATGAAGAAGACACTCCCAAGCGTCGGGGCAAAGGGAAGTCCAAG GGTAAAGGTGTGGGCAGTGCCCGTAAGAAGCTGGATGCTTCCATCCTGGAGGATCGAGACAAGCCTTATGCCTGTGACA TTTGTGGAAAACGTTACAAGAACCGGCCAGGCCTCAGTTACCACTATGCCCACTCCCACTTGGctgaggaggagggtgaggacaAGGAAGACTCGCAGCCACCCACCCCAGTTTCCCAGAGGTCGGAGGAGCAGAAAT CCAAGAAGGGTCCTGATGGACTGGCCCTGCCCAACAACTACTGTGACTTCTGCCTTGGGGACTCCAAGATCAATAAGAAGACGGGGCAGCCTGAGGAGCTGGTGTCCTGCTCCGACTGCGGCCGCTCAG GGCACCCTTCTTGCTTGCAGTTCACCCCAGTGATGATGGCGGCCGTGAAGACCTACCGCTGGCAGTGCATCGAGTGCAAGTGCTGCAACATCTGTGGCACCTCCGAGAACGAT GACCAGCTGCTTTTCTGTGATGACTGTGACCGTGGCTACCATATGTACTGTCTCACCCCGTCCATGTCTGAGCCTCCTGAAG